One window from the genome of Musa acuminata AAA Group cultivar baxijiao chromosome BXJ1-4, Cavendish_Baxijiao_AAA, whole genome shotgun sequence encodes:
- the LOC135645221 gene encoding uncharacterized protein LOC135645221 isoform X1, with protein MRSRRTSWISACYHPFFVGVVCFLFIVYKLFPSLFSLLLNSSPVIACTTLLLGIFLSYGEPNVPENKKDHINMTQTSSSLKIEPVANDLGCKNEENFKVEAHLGGRRGKATKRTTIKTIASGVRRLSAASRAVKEDEVNQMDATSVDSNSFVEEDHSKNNFIEEKGYHIGNLAEGLQNMKEHIGRVIALSFTVLSAKANRTKLDPSDPCLDSQWRDNHQDDSSYSKSNGKEMSDSHAANGVSVLDELDPLLDSETSQADLVSKDNADDGSVSFSQNHVSEDGSGEEEAETQDDDDDEEAQEEKDDGNKAAVTWTADDQRTLMELGNTELERNLRLEILIAKRKASKAMEKNLIDLDDNIDEILQSHGHLPSVNAPRRNPFDLPDVLDESVPGSAPSVLLPRRNPFDLPYEQVDDEENSSHKEFVAVPQHDIPLRRHESFTVGASFFSDFNQEKHSSRFMPYFGAEEMDFADPQRKLREISDSNVKSTLKSDTVSSVTDQEHPKDLHRLTGSPITNSAGSAENDSQVESQMKMNDDHTNHLNHSIMMEQTHQATENIGAVEYNTTGGSESRSPISYAVRSEVTKEVCESSSTSLEAEKNTSRISTHEQISNQEQITSGSSKDSMVSAKSVAADSDTGNMKADHVHDGHVVEPVYDSSPTQTEKSHSNSALDEAPYIAAERNVPPSSDAPSANGFIWFASPSLASVDENEAASREISVIKELDVIGDEARVRKDSGRPLWRILPSPAARKRTLHSSLSAVEIQSNEGS; from the exons ATGCGCTCCAGGAGAACAAGTTGGATATCTGCTTGTTATCATCCATTCTTTGTTGGTGTAGTATGCTTCCTGTTTATAGTGTACAAGCTTTTTCCTTCTCTATTTTCTCTTCTTTTAAATTCTTCCCCTGTCATTGCTTGCACAACTCTCCTTCTTGGAATCTTTCTGAGTTATGGTGAACCGAATGTTCCTGAGAATAAAAAAGATCATATTAATATGACTCAAACGAGTTCATCGCTGAAGATTGAGCCAGTTGCAAATGATCTTGGGTGCAAGAATGAGGAAAACTTCAAAGTGGAGGCTCAtctgggaggaagaagaggaaaagcaACTAAGAGAACGACCATCAAAACAATTGCTTCGGGTGTTAGAAGACTTAGTGCAGCTAGCAGAGCTGTTAAGGAAGATGAGGTCAATCAAATGGATGCGACTTCTGTCGATTCTAATTCTTTTGTTGAGGAAGATCACAGTAAGAATAACTTCATTGAAGAAAAAGGATATCACATAGGAAATCTAGCTGAAGGTTTGCAGAATATGAAAGAACATATTGGTCGTGTAATTGCTTTGAGTTTCACAGTTCTCAGTGCAAAAGCAAATAGAACTAAATTGGACCCTTCTGATCCATGTTTGGATTCACAATGGCGTGACAACCACCAGGATGATTCTTCATATTCTAAATCTAACGGGAAAGAGATGTCTGACTCTCATGCGGCAAATGGTGTCTCTGTTCTTGATGAACTTGATCCGCTTTTAGACTCCGAAACTTCTCAAGCTGACCTGGTTTCCAAGGACAACGCTGATGATGGTTCTGTATCATTCTCACAGAACCATGTATCGGAAGATGGCAGCGGGGAGGAGGAAGCAGAAACTcaggatgacgatgatgatgaagagGCACAGGAGGAGAAAGATGATGGAAATAAAGCTGCTGTAACATGGACTGCAGATGATCAGAGGACTCTCATGGAGCTGGGTAACACTGAACTCGAAAGGAATCTTCGGTTAGAGATTTTAATTGCCAAACGAAAAGCTAGCAAGGCAATGGAAAAAAATCTAATAGACTtggatgataatatagatgagataTTGCAATCTCACGGTCATCTTCCATCAGTTAATGCACCAAGAAGGAACCCGTTCGATCTCCCTGATGTTTTAGATGAATCTGTTCCAGGTTCAGCTCCTTCTGTTCTCCTACCAAGACGAAATCCATTTGATCTTCCTTACGAGCAGGTGGATGATGAGGAGAATTCGAGCCATAAAGAATTTGTTGCAGTTCCACAACATGATATACCGTTGAGAAGGCATGAAAGCTTCACTGTTGGTGCTTCATTCTTTAGTGACTTCAATCAAGAGAAACATTCTTCAAGGTTTATGCCTTATTTTGGTGCAGAGGAGATGGATTTTGCTGATCCACAGAGAAAATTAAGAGAAATTAGTGATTCAAATGTGAAATCTACTTTAAAATCTGATACAGTTTCTTCGGTTACCGATCAGGAACATCCAAAAGACTTGCATCGATTGACTGGATCTCCCATTACGAATAGTGCAGGATCTGCTGAAAATGACAGTCAAGTAGAGAGTCAGATGAAGATGAATGATGATCATACAAATCATTTGAATCATAGCATAATGATGGAACAAACTCATCAAGCCACTGAAAATATTGGAGCTGTCGAATATAACACCACGGGAGGGTCAGAATCAAGGTCACCCATTTCATATGCTGTGAGGTCTGAAGTGACCAAGGAGGTTTGCGAGTCGAGCTCCACTTCATTGGAAGCAGAAAAGAATACCTCCAGAATAAGCACTCACGAACAAATATCTAACCAGGAACAAATAACTAGTGGTTCCTCAAAGGACTCCATGGTTTCAGCTAAATCAGTTGCTGCAGATTCTGACACCGGGAATATGAAAGCAGATCATGTTCATGATGGTCATGTTGTGGAACCTGTTTATGATTCTAGTCCAACACAAACGGAGAAATCACACTCAAATTCTGCACTTGATGAGGCTCCCTACATTGCAG CAGAAAGAAATGTTCCACCAAGTAGTGATGCACCATCTGCCAATGgatttatctggtttgcatctccGAGTCTAGCATCGGTAGACGAGAATGAAGCAGCATCAAGGGAGATATCAGTAATCAAGGAGCTTGATGTTATCGGAGATGAAGCCAGAGTTCGGAAAGACTCTGGTCGTCCACTTTGGCGTATTTTGCCGTCGCCAGCAGCCAGGAAGAGAACGCTTCACTCAAGCTTGTCTGCCGTGGAGATTCAATCAAATGAAGGTAGTTAA
- the LOC135645221 gene encoding uncharacterized protein LOC135645221 isoform X2, with translation MRSRRTSWISACYHPFFVGVVCFLFIVYKLFPSLFSLLLNSSPVIACTTLLLGIFLSYGEPNVPENKKDHINMTQTSSSLKIEPVANDLGCKNEENFKVEAHLGGRRGKATKRTTIKTIASGVRRLSAASRAVKEDEVNQMDATSVDSNSFVEEDHSKNNFIEEKGYHIGNLAEGLQNMKEHIGRVIALSFTVLSAKANRTKLDPSDPCLDSQWRDNHQDDSSYSKSNGKEMSDSHAANGVSVLDELDPLLDSETSQADLVSKDNADDGSVSFSQNHVSEDGSGEEEAETQDDDDDEEAQEEKDDGNKAAVTWTADDQRTLMELGNTELERNLRLEILIAKRKASKAMEKNLIDLDDNIDEILQSHGHLPSVNAPRRNPFDLPDVLDESVPGSAPSVLLPRRNPFDLPYEQVDDEENSSHKEFVAVPQHDIPLRRHESFTVGASFFSDFNQEKHSSRFMPYFGAEEMDFADPQRKLREISDSNVKSTLKSDTVSSVTDQEHPKDLHRLTGSPITNSAGSAENDSQVESQMKMNDDHTNHLNHSIMMEQTHQATENIGAVEYNTTGGSESRSPISYAVRSEVTKEVCESSSTSLEAEKNTSRISTHEQISNQEQITSGSSKDSMVSAKSVAADSDTGNMKADHVHDGHVVEPVYDSSPTQTEKSHSNSALDEAPYIAERNVPPSSDAPSANGFIWFASPSLASVDENEAASREISVIKELDVIGDEARVRKDSGRPLWRILPSPAARKRTLHSSLSAVEIQSNEGS, from the exons ATGCGCTCCAGGAGAACAAGTTGGATATCTGCTTGTTATCATCCATTCTTTGTTGGTGTAGTATGCTTCCTGTTTATAGTGTACAAGCTTTTTCCTTCTCTATTTTCTCTTCTTTTAAATTCTTCCCCTGTCATTGCTTGCACAACTCTCCTTCTTGGAATCTTTCTGAGTTATGGTGAACCGAATGTTCCTGAGAATAAAAAAGATCATATTAATATGACTCAAACGAGTTCATCGCTGAAGATTGAGCCAGTTGCAAATGATCTTGGGTGCAAGAATGAGGAAAACTTCAAAGTGGAGGCTCAtctgggaggaagaagaggaaaagcaACTAAGAGAACGACCATCAAAACAATTGCTTCGGGTGTTAGAAGACTTAGTGCAGCTAGCAGAGCTGTTAAGGAAGATGAGGTCAATCAAATGGATGCGACTTCTGTCGATTCTAATTCTTTTGTTGAGGAAGATCACAGTAAGAATAACTTCATTGAAGAAAAAGGATATCACATAGGAAATCTAGCTGAAGGTTTGCAGAATATGAAAGAACATATTGGTCGTGTAATTGCTTTGAGTTTCACAGTTCTCAGTGCAAAAGCAAATAGAACTAAATTGGACCCTTCTGATCCATGTTTGGATTCACAATGGCGTGACAACCACCAGGATGATTCTTCATATTCTAAATCTAACGGGAAAGAGATGTCTGACTCTCATGCGGCAAATGGTGTCTCTGTTCTTGATGAACTTGATCCGCTTTTAGACTCCGAAACTTCTCAAGCTGACCTGGTTTCCAAGGACAACGCTGATGATGGTTCTGTATCATTCTCACAGAACCATGTATCGGAAGATGGCAGCGGGGAGGAGGAAGCAGAAACTcaggatgacgatgatgatgaagagGCACAGGAGGAGAAAGATGATGGAAATAAAGCTGCTGTAACATGGACTGCAGATGATCAGAGGACTCTCATGGAGCTGGGTAACACTGAACTCGAAAGGAATCTTCGGTTAGAGATTTTAATTGCCAAACGAAAAGCTAGCAAGGCAATGGAAAAAAATCTAATAGACTtggatgataatatagatgagataTTGCAATCTCACGGTCATCTTCCATCAGTTAATGCACCAAGAAGGAACCCGTTCGATCTCCCTGATGTTTTAGATGAATCTGTTCCAGGTTCAGCTCCTTCTGTTCTCCTACCAAGACGAAATCCATTTGATCTTCCTTACGAGCAGGTGGATGATGAGGAGAATTCGAGCCATAAAGAATTTGTTGCAGTTCCACAACATGATATACCGTTGAGAAGGCATGAAAGCTTCACTGTTGGTGCTTCATTCTTTAGTGACTTCAATCAAGAGAAACATTCTTCAAGGTTTATGCCTTATTTTGGTGCAGAGGAGATGGATTTTGCTGATCCACAGAGAAAATTAAGAGAAATTAGTGATTCAAATGTGAAATCTACTTTAAAATCTGATACAGTTTCTTCGGTTACCGATCAGGAACATCCAAAAGACTTGCATCGATTGACTGGATCTCCCATTACGAATAGTGCAGGATCTGCTGAAAATGACAGTCAAGTAGAGAGTCAGATGAAGATGAATGATGATCATACAAATCATTTGAATCATAGCATAATGATGGAACAAACTCATCAAGCCACTGAAAATATTGGAGCTGTCGAATATAACACCACGGGAGGGTCAGAATCAAGGTCACCCATTTCATATGCTGTGAGGTCTGAAGTGACCAAGGAGGTTTGCGAGTCGAGCTCCACTTCATTGGAAGCAGAAAAGAATACCTCCAGAATAAGCACTCACGAACAAATATCTAACCAGGAACAAATAACTAGTGGTTCCTCAAAGGACTCCATGGTTTCAGCTAAATCAGTTGCTGCAGATTCTGACACCGGGAATATGAAAGCAGATCATGTTCATGATGGTCATGTTGTGGAACCTGTTTATGATTCTAGTCCAACACAAACGGAGAAATCACACTCAAATTCTGCACTTGATGAGGCTCCCTACATTGCAG AAAGAAATGTTCCACCAAGTAGTGATGCACCATCTGCCAATGgatttatctggtttgcatctccGAGTCTAGCATCGGTAGACGAGAATGAAGCAGCATCAAGGGAGATATCAGTAATCAAGGAGCTTGATGTTATCGGAGATGAAGCCAGAGTTCGGAAAGACTCTGGTCGTCCACTTTGGCGTATTTTGCCGTCGCCAGCAGCCAGGAAGAGAACGCTTCACTCAAGCTTGTCTGCCGTGGAGATTCAATCAAATGAAGGTAGTTAA
- the LOC103981067 gene encoding uncharacterized protein LOC103981067 — protein MRKFFSFRSVESSSPNGNSPHPGHSFSDDLVCCEKLGDSHSNFSLREKVHDHSQTVKDSTLSPQYPENEDSSHLLLRRSFSLSSCAMNGGGFRDGNLISSSDLSRPASSSGNSPHRASSFRMHCHPLTQERSTRPRSCEQPPSQHFHAVQKYSSLKSLRECEIPSNSPNSSPVPSRCNVVHLSCFPKGNGLLDQYIDAEDQEVQPETHTEKCLSESGINCSLAENQAHPSAGSPQQFWSVALSSPMCRKENSKTLSVREEIDSSHHPSARNWARDDSETVSTSRCIQKSINKSSHPFHGRLSMNARDYDSESTTTFEDIYMDSFEMQPTLHSDGTVQHFSIDDHSSYKNLTGHFAQDLLGLEKYDCFLENGATSTRNGKAMSSGLQDTDEVLHKKLKEVDRMIELLPDEDFDLEELQSGDSNVPSLFQAIENIKEVRKFLVLELSAQIKCRLAERHAAKGHLRRARIDLKTQTRRLEQEKNELQFILEKELDRRSSSWSMKFEKIQLEEQWLRERVRELAEQNMSFQREISSLKGIKGDSQTRVVDSEIELTNLTATLEQLGIENYNLQKGFSELQEHFDATEKDRDCIRRCLREKERENKELQKLVVRLQRTINEQEKTINGLRKGFSDETENKTTDGSDQLRMLQMEQLRLTGLEQKLRKELKTFKHEVETLRHENIGLLTRLRAAGDGRQFSSIKLDEELHARLDCLQTEGLSLLTDISHFSSNLLGCLRHKQYEHGQEDENNTDGYSFIDYIIKSQSFSRRYENFRTSLQTIATILDEKSDLQATERQSLSTEFGMSRQSEDELEAKLKAEVILTRLLREKLRSNELEFEQLEADLASSVRVHDVMQTEIQRMQDEVSCLTHKTMDMELKMLQKDESIKQLENEYQECTKELTAARNICLKITEERNHMWEEVKSSKEKIMLLNYEVLSLRKKIEELEEDILTKEGQIAILRDSLEKPFDILCA, from the exons ATGAGGAAGTTCTTTTCATTCAGATCGGTGGAATCTAGCAGTCCAAATGGCAATTCTCCACATCCAGGTCATTCATTTTCTGATGACTTGGTCTGTTGTGAGAAATTAGGGGACAGTCATTCAAATTTTTCACTGCGTGAGAAGGTCCATGATCATTCCCAGACAGTGAAAGACAGCACTCTTAGCCCTCAATATCCAGAAAATGAAGATTCATCTCATTTACTTCTTAGAAGAAGCTTTTCACTATCATCCTGTGCCATGAACGGCGGTGGCTTCAGAGATGGAAATCTTATTTCTTCGAGTGATTTGAGCAGACCAGCATCTAGTAGTGGCAATTCACCACATCGTGCATCTAGTTTCCGGATGCA CTGCCATCCACTGACACAAGAGAGATCTACAAGACCTAGAAGCTGTGAACAGCCTCCATCTCAGCATTTTCATGCTGTTCAGAAATATAGTTCTCTTAAATCATTAAGAGAATGTGAAATTCCATCAAATTCACCAAACAGTTCTCCAGTTCCTTCAAGATGCAATGTGGTTCACCTATCATGTTTTCCAAAAGGAAATGGACTTCTTGACCAGTACATTGATGCAGAGGATCAGGAAGTTCAACCTGAGACACATACCGAAAAATGTTTATCTGAATCTGGAATTAACTGTTCCTTGGCAGAGAATCAAGCACATCCAAGTGCGGGAAGTCCACAACAATTTTGGTCTGTGGCACTGTCTTCACCAATGTGCAGGAAAGAGAATTCTAAAACTTTATCAGTTAGGGAGGAGATTGATTCGTCTCATCACCCATCTGCACGAAATTGGGCAAGAGATGATTCTGAGACAGTATCCACATCAAGATGCATACAAAAGAGTATTAATAAGTCATCACATCCATTTCATGGAAGATTATCAATGAATGCCCGAGATTATGACTCTGAAAGTACTACTACCTTTGAGGATATTTACATGGATTCATTTGAAATGCAGCCTACTTTGCATTCAGATGGCACTGTGCAACATTTTTCAATCGATGACCATTCAAGTTACAAGAATTTAACTGGTCATTTCGCTCAGGATTTATTGGGGCTTGAGAAGTATGATTGTTTTCTTGAAAATGGAGCAACGAGCACTAGAAATGGTAAAGCAATGAGTTCTGGGCTACAAGATACAGATGAAGTGTTGCATAAAAAGTTGAAAGAGGTAGATAGGATGATTGAGCTCCTacctgatgaggactttgatcttGAGGAACTTCAGAGTGGTGATTCGAACGTGCCTTCATTgtttcaagcaattgaaaatattaAAGAAGTCAGGAAATTCTTGGTGCTAGAGCTCTCAGCACAAATAAAATGCAGACTTGCAGAAAGGCATGCTGCAAAAGGGCATTTGAGACGAGCTAGGATAGATCTCAAGACTCAAACTAGAAGGCTGGAACAGGAGAAGAATGAACTTCAGTTTATTTTAGAGAAAGAACTAGATAGAAGGTCAAGCAGCTGGTCCATGAAGTTTGAAAAGATTCAGTTGGAGGAGCAGTGGCTTCGGGAACGGGTAAGGGAACTGGCAGAGCAAAATATGTCTTTTCAGAGAGAaatttcttcacttaaaggcattAAAGGGGATAGTCAAACTAGGGTTGTGGATTCTGAAATAGAACTAACTAATCTAACAGCTACTTTGGAGCAACTAGGAATAGAGAATTACAATCTTCAGAAAGGCTTCTCAGAGCTGCAGGAGCACTTCGATGCAACTGAAAAGGATCGGGATTGTATCAGAAGATGCTTACGTGAGAAAGAAAGGGAGAACAAGGAGTTGCAAAAGTTAGTTGTACGTTTACAGCGAACAATCAATGAACAAGAAAAGACTATTAATGGATTGCGGAAAGGATTTAGTGATGAGACTGAAAATAAAACTACAGATGGAAGTGACCAATTAAGGATGTTGCAGATGGAGCAGCTAAGGTTGACAGGCCTTGAACAGAAACTGAGGAAGGAGTTAAAGACTTTCAAGCATGAAGTAGAGACACTCAGGCATGAGAACATTGGCCTATTGACTCGTTTACGAGCTGCTGGAGATGGCCGTCAGTTCTCATCGATTAAGCTAGACGAGGAGCTTCATGCTCGACTAGATTGCTTGCAGACTGAGGGCTTGTCCTTGCTCACTGACATTAGTCACTTCAGTAGCAATTTGTTAGGATGCCTTAGGCACAAACAATATGAACATGGACAGGAGGATGAAAATAACACTGATGGATATTCATTTATCGATTATATTATCAAAAGCCAGAGTTTTAGCAGACGATATGAAAATTTTAGAACGAGTTTACAAACTATAGCAACAATTTTGGATGAGAAGTCAGATTTACAAGCTACAGAACGCCAGTCACTGTCAACAGAATTTGGCATGTCAAGGCAGTCAGAG GATGAATTAGAAGCTAAATTGAAGGCCGAGGTTATCTTGACTAGATTACTACGAGAGAAACTGCGTTCAAATGAATTGGAATTCGAGCAACTAGAGGCAGATTTGGCTTCCTCTGTTCGGGTTCATGATGTCATGCAAACTGAGATCCAGAGGATGCAAGATGAAGTCTCTTGTCTTACCCACAAGACAATGGACATGGAGCTTAAG ATGCTGCAGAAAGATGAAAGCATTAAGCAGCTTGAGAATGAGTATCAGGAGTGCACAAAGGAACTAACTGCAGCCCGAAATATATGTTTGAAGATAACTGAGGAGAGAAACCATATGTGGGAAGAagtgaaaagttcaaaagagaagATCATGCTTCTTAATTATGAAGTTCTTTCTCTTAGAAAGAAGATTGAAGAACTTGAAGAAGACATTCTTACCAAGGAGGGGCAGATTGCTATCTTGAGAGATAGTCTTGAGAAGCCATTTGACATCCTCTGTGCATAG